A window of the Bacillota bacterium genome harbors these coding sequences:
- a CDS encoding MBL fold metallo-hydrolase, protein MDDPAVSPGRQRAEGPASRPDPGLERLEAGLLVLRPPMPGPLGWTNSYLAQAGDGRWSVLDPGFDWPPARRLWEEAARALGWTAGVLERVVVTHFHPDHLGLAGWLVERWGGRVLAHARELPLIRQASTTSSSRLAGASRRLRRHLVENGIPEEAVDGLMAANAFLAKPSHPISHLEPLHDGAAFRFGPHPAVALWTPGHTAGHLVVHLPEPGFLLSGDHVLGGITPNISLWPSGSVEPLEEYLGSLERLERLRVRRVLPAHRSSLEDLAGRLRELQAHHRRRLELCRRLVEGRPATAYELLPQLFSPDLAEEQQLFALGETLAHLRWLQRHGRVRLLPGSPARYVAR, encoded by the coding sequence GTGGACGATCCAGCTGTGAGCCCGGGGCGGCAGCGCGCGGAAGGGCCCGCTTCCCGACCCGATCCGGGGCTCGAACGCCTGGAGGCGGGCCTCCTGGTCCTCCGCCCGCCCATGCCCGGCCCGCTGGGCTGGACCAACAGCTACCTCGCCCAGGCCGGCGACGGGCGCTGGAGCGTCCTCGACCCGGGATTCGACTGGCCGCCCGCCCGCCGCCTCTGGGAGGAGGCGGCGAGGGCTCTGGGCTGGACCGCCGGCGTGCTGGAGCGGGTGGTGGTCACCCACTTCCATCCCGACCACCTGGGGCTGGCCGGCTGGCTGGTGGAGCGGTGGGGCGGCCGCGTCCTGGCCCATGCCCGGGAGCTCCCCCTGATCCGGCAGGCCAGCACGACCTCCTCCTCCCGGCTGGCCGGCGCCAGCCGGCGGCTGCGGCGCCACCTCGTGGAGAACGGGATCCCGGAGGAGGCGGTGGACGGGCTGATGGCCGCCAACGCCTTTCTGGCCAAGCCGTCCCATCCGATCTCGCACCTCGAGCCGCTCCATGACGGGGCGGCCTTCCGCTTCGGGCCGCATCCGGCGGTGGCGCTCTGGACACCCGGCCACACGGCCGGCCATCTGGTGGTCCACCTGCCCGAGCCGGGCTTCCTCCTGAGCGGCGACCACGTCCTCGGAGGGATCACGCCCAACATCAGCCTCTGGCCTTCCGGAAGCGTGGAGCCTCTGGAGGAGTACCTCGGCTCCCTGGAGAGGCTGGAACGTCTTCGCGTGCGGCGGGTGCTGCCTGCCCACCGCAGCTCGCTGGAGGACCTGGCCGGTCGCCTGCGGGAGCTCCAGGCGCACCACCGCCGGCGCCTGGAGCTCTGCCGCCGGCTGGTGGAGGGGCGACCCGCCACCGCCTACGAGCTGCTCCCCCAGCTCTTCTCCCCCGACCTGGCCGAGGAGCAGCAGCTCTTCGCCCTGGGGGAGACGCTGGCGCACCTGCGCTGGCTCCAGCGGCACGGGCGCGTCCGCCTTCTCCCGGGCTCGCCCGCCCGCTATGTCGCCCGCTAG
- a CDS encoding YifB family Mg chelatase-like AAA ATPase: MLAVVHSATLLAVQGRRVDVQVDVGRGLPGFAVVGGASGTVREGRDRVRSAIRNAGYTFPSSRVTVNLAPAGLPKAGTHLDLAIALGILLGSGQLRLPAASLQTTLVLGELALDGRLLPVHGALPMAWAAVQEGFRRAVVPLGNETELSLLPGLEVVALDRLRGLPQALAGAPGRPRSGAGEAAPASAPPAAGRPPVLLEQIEGQSAAKRALELVAAGGHHLLLTGPPGVGKTLLGQALAGILPPLDEEERFERAAVASAAGLGLALDRPFRAPHHSATMAAILGGGASLRPGEATLAHTGILFLDEVGEFAPPVLEALREPLESGEIRLSRAWGSVRLPARFTLVATRNLCPCGRRGAPGQVCHCRPAQVERYEARLSAPLLDRIDLHVEVEAEPGGRSDPIRTAQVVERIRRARRMQRARGGPLNGRLEGPLLRERAPLKPAAARMLARVQAAGLLSLRSRDRLHRVARTLADLEGREQIEPEDVALAAQLARPVRLGGAGAGEGGLRPA, encoded by the coding sequence ATGCTGGCGGTGGTCCATTCGGCGACGCTCCTGGCCGTGCAGGGTCGGCGGGTGGACGTGCAGGTGGATGTGGGGCGCGGCCTGCCCGGTTTCGCCGTGGTGGGCGGCGCCAGCGGGACGGTGCGGGAGGGTCGCGACCGGGTCCGGAGCGCGATCCGCAACGCGGGCTACACCTTCCCCTCCAGCCGGGTCACCGTCAACCTGGCCCCCGCGGGCCTGCCCAAGGCGGGGACCCACCTGGACCTGGCCATCGCCCTGGGCATCCTGCTGGGCAGCGGCCAACTCCGCCTGCCCGCCGCCTCCCTGCAGACGACGCTGGTCCTGGGGGAGCTGGCGCTGGACGGGCGGCTCCTCCCCGTCCACGGTGCGCTGCCCATGGCCTGGGCGGCGGTGCAGGAAGGGTTCCGCCGCGCGGTGGTCCCGCTGGGGAACGAGACCGAGCTCAGCCTCCTGCCCGGCCTGGAGGTGGTGGCGCTGGACCGCCTCCGCGGGCTGCCGCAGGCGCTGGCCGGGGCGCCGGGCCGGCCGCGGTCGGGGGCGGGCGAGGCGGCCCCGGCCTCCGCGCCGCCGGCGGCCGGGCGCCCGCCGGTCCTCCTCGAGCAGATCGAAGGACAGTCGGCGGCCAAGCGGGCGCTGGAGCTGGTGGCGGCGGGCGGGCACCATCTGCTTCTCACGGGCCCGCCCGGCGTGGGCAAGACGCTTCTCGGCCAGGCTCTGGCCGGTATCCTCCCGCCGCTGGACGAGGAGGAGCGCTTCGAGCGGGCGGCCGTCGCCAGCGCTGCCGGCCTCGGCCTGGCGCTCGACCGTCCCTTCCGCGCGCCCCATCACTCGGCCACGATGGCCGCCATCCTCGGCGGCGGCGCCTCGCTCCGCCCGGGCGAGGCGACCCTGGCCCATACCGGGATCCTCTTCCTGGACGAGGTGGGCGAATTCGCCCCGCCGGTGCTGGAGGCGCTGCGCGAGCCGCTGGAGTCGGGCGAGATCCGGCTCTCCCGCGCCTGGGGCAGCGTCCGCCTGCCGGCCCGCTTCACGCTGGTGGCCACGCGCAACCTCTGCCCCTGCGGCCGGCGGGGCGCCCCGGGACAGGTCTGCCACTGCCGGCCCGCCCAGGTGGAGCGCTATGAGGCGCGCCTCTCCGCTCCCCTCCTCGACCGGATCGACCTGCACGTGGAGGTGGAGGCCGAGCCCGGCGGCCGGAGCGACCCGATCCGGACGGCACAGGTCGTGGAACGGATCCGCCGCGCCCGCCGGATGCAGCGGGCCCGGGGCGGGCCCCTCAACGGCCGGCTGGAGGGCCCGCTGCTCCGCGAGCGGGCGCCGCTCAAGCCTGCGGCTGCGCGGATGCTGGCGCGCGTCCAGGCGGCGGGGCTGCTCAGCCTCCGCTCCCGGGACCGGCTCCACCGGGTGGCGCGCACCCTGGCGGACCTGGAGGGGCGCGAGCAGATCGAGCCGGAGGACGTGGCCCTGGCCGCCCAGCTGGCGCGCCCGGTCCGGCTGGGGGGCGCCGGGGCGGGGGAGGGGGGGCTCAGGCCGGCGTGA
- a CDS encoding class I SAM-dependent methyltransferase, with protein sequence MQRHRDPEEVLGHQRARAADSLRWIGILDLRPGMEAADLGSGPGLVALQMAERVRPDGRVWAVDRSVEMVERARRLVAEAAMETWVRPLQADLARVEPGELPIPPGSLDRILIANVLHHVERRVHFLALARSLLRPQGRLLVVEFDPGRGLRFGPPVEERLTSADLEEAAGEARLALIAGGDAGEAWYHRLFTPA encoded by the coding sequence GTGCAGCGACATCGCGATCCCGAGGAGGTTCTCGGCCACCAGCGCGCGCGTGCCGCCGACTCCCTGCGCTGGATCGGCATCCTGGACCTGCGGCCCGGGATGGAGGCGGCCGACCTCGGTTCCGGACCGGGCCTGGTCGCCCTGCAGATGGCCGAGCGGGTCCGCCCCGACGGGCGGGTCTGGGCGGTCGACCGGAGCGTCGAGATGGTGGAGCGAGCCCGGCGCCTGGTGGCCGAGGCGGCGATGGAGACCTGGGTCCGGCCTCTGCAGGCGGACCTCGCCCGGGTGGAGCCGGGGGAGCTCCCCATCCCGCCGGGCAGCCTCGACCGGATCCTGATCGCCAACGTCCTCCATCACGTCGAGCGGCGCGTCCACTTCCTCGCGCTGGCGCGGAGCCTGCTCCGGCCGCAGGGGCGTCTCCTGGTGGTGGAGTTCGATCCCGGCCGCGGCCTCCGCTTCGGCCCCCCGGTCGAGGAGCGCCTGACCTCCGCCGACCTCGAGGAGGCGGCCGGCGAGGCGAGGCTGGCGCTGATCGCCGGCGGCGACGCCGGTGAGGCCTGGTACCACCGCCTCTTCACGCCGGCCTGA
- the pruA gene encoding L-glutamate gamma-semialdehyde dehydrogenase, with translation MMPPFVNEPVTDFRAPERREAMERALAQVRSEFGRRYDLIIGGRPVRTQAEIRSTNPARPDQVVGLVARAGRAEADQALAAAEEAFRTWQHWDASARARVLWKAAAIMRRRKLELDAWEVYEAGKSWVEADADVAEAIDFLEYYGREMVRLAQPQELTRIPGEDNENYYIPLGVGLIVPPWNFPLAILTGMTSSAVVAGNTVILKPASATPVIAAKFMEVMMEAGIPDGVINFLPGPGGEVGDYLVQHPRIRFVSFTGSMEVGLHINEEAAKVRPGQRWIKRVVAEMGGKDAIIVDETADLDDAVNGIITSAFGFQGQKCSAASRVIALEPVYDTLLEKLVAAAKAIRVGRPDDPETFMGPVVDEGQYKKILQYIDIGRSEGRLVAGGRAIPGEGWFIEPTVFADVPPDARIAQEEIFGPVLAVIRARDFDHALEIANGTVYGLTGSVYSRNRERLERARREFHVGNLYFNRKSTGALVGVHPFGGFNMSGTDSKTGSHDYLLLFMQAKSVSEKL, from the coding sequence ATGATGCCGCCTTTTGTCAACGAGCCGGTCACCGACTTCCGCGCGCCGGAGAGGCGGGAGGCCATGGAGCGCGCGCTGGCACAGGTCCGCTCGGAGTTCGGCCGGCGGTACGACCTGATCATCGGCGGGCGGCCCGTCCGCACCCAGGCGGAGATCCGGTCGACCAACCCGGCTCGGCCCGACCAGGTCGTCGGTCTCGTGGCGCGCGCGGGGCGCGCGGAGGCGGACCAGGCGCTGGCGGCGGCGGAGGAAGCCTTCCGCACGTGGCAGCACTGGGACGCCAGCGCCCGGGCGCGCGTGCTCTGGAAGGCCGCAGCCATCATGCGTCGCCGGAAGCTGGAGCTGGACGCCTGGGAGGTTTACGAGGCGGGGAAAAGCTGGGTCGAGGCCGACGCGGACGTGGCCGAGGCCATCGACTTCCTCGAGTATTACGGCCGCGAGATGGTCCGCCTCGCCCAGCCGCAGGAGCTGACCCGGATCCCGGGCGAGGACAACGAGAACTACTACATACCGCTGGGCGTCGGCCTGATCGTCCCGCCCTGGAACTTCCCGCTGGCCATCCTGACCGGCATGACCAGCTCGGCCGTGGTCGCGGGCAACACCGTCATCCTCAAGCCGGCTTCGGCCACGCCCGTGATCGCCGCCAAGTTCATGGAAGTGATGATGGAGGCGGGGATCCCCGACGGTGTGATCAACTTCCTGCCCGGTCCCGGCGGCGAGGTGGGCGACTACCTGGTCCAGCACCCGCGCATCCGCTTCGTCAGCTTCACCGGCTCGATGGAGGTGGGCCTCCACATCAACGAGGAGGCGGCCAAGGTCCGTCCCGGCCAGCGCTGGATCAAGCGGGTGGTGGCGGAGATGGGCGGCAAGGACGCCATCATCGTCGACGAGACGGCCGACCTCGACGACGCGGTCAACGGGATCATCACCTCCGCCTTCGGCTTCCAGGGACAGAAGTGCTCCGCCGCCTCGCGGGTGATCGCTCTGGAGCCCGTCTACGACACGCTGCTGGAGAAGCTGGTGGCGGCGGCCAAGGCGATCCGGGTGGGCCGGCCCGACGACCCCGAGACCTTCATGGGTCCCGTGGTGGACGAGGGCCAGTACAAGAAGATCCTCCAGTACATCGACATCGGACGTTCGGAGGGGCGGCTCGTGGCCGGAGGCCGCGCCATCCCGGGCGAGGGCTGGTTCATCGAACCCACCGTCTTCGCCGACGTGCCGCCCGACGCCCGCATCGCGCAGGAAGAGATCTTCGGCCCGGTGCTGGCGGTCATCCGCGCCCGCGACTTCGACCACGCGCTGGAGATCGCCAACGGCACGGTCTACGGCCTGACCGGCAGCGTCTACAGCCGGAACCGCGAGCGGCTGGAGAGGGCGCGGCGCGAGTTCCACGTCGGCAACCTCTACTTCAACAGGAAGTCGACCGGCGCGCTGGTGGGCGTCCATCCCTTCGGCGGCTTCAACATGTCCGGCACCGACTCCAAGACCGGCAGCCACGACTATCTGCTCCTCTTCATGCAGGCCAAGTCCGTGTCGGAGAAGCTCTGA
- a CDS encoding PQQ-binding-like beta-propeller repeat protein, whose product MRTDPRVPPAPVARSARGRFRARFRWYGLLALLLGALAACSGQAAPASSRHAAAGHPVQAAKGGGGTAAASGAAANGGRGAAAGEVSPGGSGPLAGGALLIADRYNHRLLLVDERKRILWSYRFAPLWAGNRPADGPDDAFFTPGYGSIITNEEDHHVIAEIDPVSGRVLWHYGHPGVPGAARGYLNGPDDAYRLSPKEARLAGVPQGTTTVADIRNCRILFIAPDGRVVRQIGTTGACLHRPPRYLASPNGDTPLPDGGMLVTEIGGSHVLRLSPRGQVLWDLKLPGLTYPSDAQLLPDGSILVAGYTDPGQVLRVTTSGKVLWRYAPVSGAGRLRLPSLAIRLPNGLVAVNDDADHRVVVIDPASDSIVWQFGVTGVPGDDATHLDVPDGMNWVPASVAARLAAGAGR is encoded by the coding sequence ATGCGGACGGATCCCCGGGTCCCACCGGCACCGGTGGCGCGATCGGCGCGCGGGCGCTTCCGCGCGCGCTTCCGTTGGTACGGGTTGCTCGCCCTCCTCCTGGGCGCCCTGGCCGCCTGCTCCGGGCAGGCGGCGCCCGCTTCCTCCCGGCACGCAGCGGCCGGCCACCCGGTCCAGGCCGCGAAGGGGGGCGGCGGTACGGCCGCCGCTTCCGGCGCCGCCGCCAACGGCGGACGAGGCGCCGCGGCGGGCGAGGTCTCCCCCGGCGGGTCGGGCCCCCTGGCCGGCGGGGCGCTCCTGATCGCCGACCGCTACAACCACCGCCTGCTGCTGGTGGACGAGCGGAAGCGGATCCTCTGGTCCTACCGCTTCGCCCCGCTCTGGGCCGGCAACCGGCCCGCCGACGGCCCCGACGACGCCTTCTTCACGCCCGGGTACGGCAGCATCATCACCAACGAGGAAGACCACCACGTCATCGCGGAGATCGACCCGGTGAGCGGGCGTGTCCTCTGGCACTACGGCCACCCCGGGGTGCCGGGTGCCGCCCGGGGCTACCTGAACGGCCCCGACGACGCTTACCGCCTCAGCCCGAAGGAGGCACGGCTGGCCGGGGTACCCCAGGGAACCACGACGGTCGCCGACATCCGCAACTGCCGGATCCTCTTCATCGCCCCGGACGGCCGCGTGGTGCGGCAGATCGGGACCACCGGCGCCTGCCTCCACCGGCCGCCCCGCTACCTCGCCAGCCCCAACGGGGACACCCCGCTTCCCGACGGCGGCATGCTGGTGACCGAGATCGGCGGCTCCCACGTCCTCCGGCTCTCCCCCCGGGGGCAGGTGCTCTGGGATCTGAAGCTGCCCGGACTGACCTACCCCTCCGACGCGCAGCTGCTGCCCGACGGCAGCATCCTGGTGGCGGGGTACACCGACCCCGGCCAGGTGCTGCGCGTGACGACCAGCGGGAAGGTGCTCTGGCGGTACGCCCCGGTCTCGGGAGCGGGCAGGCTCCGCCTGCCCTCCCTGGCCATCCGCCTGCCCAACGGGTTGGTCGCCGTCAACGACGACGCCGACCACCGCGTCGTCGTCATCGACCCCGCGAGCGACTCCATCGTCTGGCAGTTCGGCGTGACCGGCGTTCCCGGGGACGACGCCACCCACCTGGACGTGCCCGACGGGATGAACTGGGTGCCCGCCTCCGTGGCCGCCCGCCTCGCCGCCGGAGCGGGTCGATAG
- a CDS encoding mannose-1-phosphate guanylyltransferase produces MAEHVVILAGGRGERFWPRSTPTVPKQFIRLFGQRTLLQEALQRARALVPEERIWVSSAAEYEALLRDQLPPALVARRLILEPVRRDTAAGIGWAALHLLAADPEAVLVMMPADHYLSDLDPFALAVDRAVQAARRGALVTLGIRPSRPETGYGYIHLGGPLGAVEGAYRVDRFVEKPDTETALRFLEEGSYLWNSGIFVWQARSILEAIGRRLPTLREGLERAWEAPPEERAALFAGLPAISIDFGVMQDEARLGGDVAVVPGRFTWDDVGSWAALDRLTEADERGNRVWGEGLALAATGCTLHNEEAGHMLIAFGTQDLLTVHTPRVTVVAPKARAADWKELLAALRRQGYGRLVDDVGERPPAENPAPEAGAPWGAAPTAPAAGRAAPGAGAGRP; encoded by the coding sequence ATGGCCGAGCATGTGGTCATCCTGGCGGGTGGCCGGGGGGAGCGCTTCTGGCCGCGTTCGACGCCCACGGTGCCCAAGCAGTTCATCCGCCTCTTCGGGCAGCGGACGCTCCTCCAGGAGGCGCTCCAGCGGGCGCGCGCCCTGGTGCCGGAGGAGCGGATCTGGGTCTCCAGCGCCGCCGAGTACGAGGCGTTGCTGAGGGACCAGCTTCCTCCGGCGCTGGTGGCGAGGCGCCTGATCCTGGAGCCGGTCCGCCGCGACACGGCGGCGGGGATCGGCTGGGCGGCGCTCCATCTGCTGGCCGCCGACCCGGAGGCCGTCCTGGTGATGATGCCCGCCGACCATTACCTCTCCGACCTGGATCCCTTCGCGCTGGCCGTCGACCGGGCCGTCCAGGCGGCGCGCCGGGGGGCGCTGGTGACGCTGGGCATCCGGCCCTCCCGGCCCGAGACCGGCTACGGCTACATCCACCTGGGCGGGCCGCTGGGGGCGGTGGAGGGCGCCTATCGGGTGGACCGCTTCGTGGAGAAGCCGGACACGGAGACGGCGCTCCGCTTCCTGGAGGAAGGGAGCTACCTCTGGAACAGCGGCATCTTCGTCTGGCAGGCGCGCAGCATCCTGGAGGCGATCGGGCGGCGGCTGCCCACGCTGCGCGAAGGTCTGGAGCGAGCCTGGGAGGCGCCGCCCGAGGAGAGGGCCGCCCTCTTCGCCGGGCTCCCGGCCATCAGCATCGACTTCGGCGTCATGCAGGACGAGGCGCGCCTGGGCGGCGACGTAGCCGTGGTCCCGGGCCGTTTCACCTGGGACGACGTGGGCAGCTGGGCGGCGCTGGACCGGCTGACCGAGGCGGACGAGCGCGGGAACCGCGTCTGGGGGGAGGGGCTGGCGCTGGCGGCGACGGGCTGCACCCTCCACAACGAGGAAGCGGGGCACATGCTGATCGCCTTCGGCACGCAGGACCTGCTCACCGTCCATACCCCGCGCGTCACCGTGGTGGCACCCAAGGCGCGGGCGGCGGACTGGAAGGAGCTTCTGGCCGCCCTCCGGCGCCAGGGCTACGGGCGGCTGGTGGACGATGTGGGCGAGCGCCCGCCGGCGGAGAACCCGGCGCCCGAGGCGGGAGCGCCCTGGGGGGCGGCACCCACGGCGCCCGCGGCGGGCCGGGCGGCACCGGGAGCGGGGGCCGGCCGGCCGTGA
- a CDS encoding ATPase P — protein MSHLPLRIEIPGRSPIEIEHVVFDFNGTLAVHGELVPGVRPRLAALGERCQVHVVTADTYGSVSGQLRGLPVHVTVLGGGEGSAAKRRLLASLGADHCAAVGNGRNDQAMLEVAELAVAVLGGEGLYPPLLQVVDLVVPSPVDAIDLFLEPRRFAAGLRP, from the coding sequence GTGAGCCACCTGCCGTTGCGCATCGAGATCCCCGGGCGGAGTCCGATCGAGATCGAACACGTCGTCTTCGACTTCAACGGCACGCTGGCCGTCCACGGGGAGCTGGTGCCCGGCGTCCGCCCGCGCCTGGCGGCCCTGGGCGAACGGTGCCAGGTGCACGTGGTTACGGCCGATACCTATGGCTCGGTGTCCGGGCAGCTCCGCGGCCTTCCCGTCCACGTGACGGTGCTGGGCGGCGGCGAGGGGTCGGCCGCCAAGCGCCGGCTCCTGGCCAGCTTGGGAGCCGATCACTGCGCCGCCGTCGGCAACGGCCGGAACGACCAGGCGATGCTGGAGGTGGCCGAGCTGGCGGTGGCGGTGCTGGGCGGCGAGGGACTCTACCCGCCCCTGCTGCAGGTGGTCGACCTGGTGGTACCCAGTCCGGTGGACGCCATCGACCTCTTCCTGGAACCCAGGCGATTCGCGGCCGGTCTCCGCCCCTGA
- a CDS encoding aconitate hydratase: MEARLAVVRRRLGRPLSLAEKLLLGHLDDPEHQELRPGESYLALRPDRVAMQDATAQMALLQFAHAGRDEAAVPTTVHCDHLIQAFAGAGPDLRQALISNREVYDFLKSAAEKYGLGFWEPGAGIIHQVILEHYAFPGGMMIGTDSHTPNAGGLGMLAIGVGGADAVDVMAGLPWEVLYPKRIGVRLTGRLEGWAAPKDVILKLLGILTVKGGTNRIVEYFGPGARSISATGKATITNMGAELGATTSVFPFDERMAVYLRATGREALAELAERHRELLAADPEVEERPEAFFDQVIEIDLSRLEPHVVGPHTPDLARTVSELGEAARREGYPLELSAALIGSCTNSSYEDLSRAAEVARQAAAHGLKARVPFLVTPGSEQIRATIERDGQLNAFEAIGATVLANACGPCIGQWRRQPPAEGSTPGVAGARNSIITSFNRNFPGRNDGSRDTLAFIASPEMVVAFALSGRLDFNPFTDELEAPDGSRFRLEPPAPAPEVPAQGYAGGESGFVAPPAERKAVELRVDPNSERLQLLEPFAPWDGHDFVDLPLLLKVKGKCTTDHISPAGPWLRYRGHLDRISDNMFLGAVNAFTGETGRTLNLLTGERGLPVAQVARDYKARGIRWVVVGDVNYGEGSSREHAAMSPRYLGAAAVIARSFARIHETNLKKQGILPLTFADPADYEKVQEADRISILGLAGLAPGKELTVRLRHADGSEESFPVRHSLSQEQIEWFRAGSALNLIAHRAA; encoded by the coding sequence ATGGAGGCCCGCCTGGCCGTGGTCCGGAGGCGGCTGGGTCGGCCGCTCAGCCTGGCGGAGAAGCTGCTCCTGGGGCATCTGGACGACCCCGAGCACCAGGAACTCCGGCCCGGCGAGAGCTACCTGGCCCTCCGCCCCGACCGCGTGGCCATGCAGGACGCGACCGCGCAGATGGCGCTGCTGCAGTTCGCCCATGCCGGCCGGGACGAGGCGGCCGTCCCCACCACGGTCCACTGCGACCACCTGATCCAGGCGTTCGCGGGCGCAGGGCCCGACCTGCGGCAGGCGCTCATCTCCAACCGGGAGGTGTACGACTTCCTCAAGTCCGCCGCGGAGAAGTACGGGCTGGGCTTCTGGGAGCCGGGAGCGGGCATCATCCATCAGGTGATCCTGGAACACTACGCCTTCCCCGGCGGCATGATGATCGGCACCGACTCGCACACGCCCAACGCCGGCGGCCTGGGCATGCTGGCCATCGGCGTGGGCGGGGCCGACGCCGTCGACGTGATGGCCGGCCTCCCCTGGGAGGTGCTCTACCCGAAGCGGATCGGCGTCCGCCTGACCGGGCGGCTGGAGGGCTGGGCGGCCCCCAAGGACGTGATCCTGAAGCTCCTGGGCATCCTGACCGTCAAGGGCGGCACCAACCGGATCGTGGAGTACTTCGGACCCGGCGCCCGCTCCATCAGCGCCACCGGGAAGGCGACCATCACCAACATGGGCGCCGAGCTGGGCGCCACCACCTCGGTCTTCCCCTTCGACGAGCGGATGGCGGTCTACCTGCGCGCCACCGGACGGGAGGCGCTGGCCGAGCTGGCGGAGCGCCACCGGGAGCTGCTCGCCGCCGACCCCGAGGTGGAGGAGAGACCGGAGGCGTTCTTCGACCAGGTGATCGAGATCGATCTCTCCCGGCTGGAGCCGCACGTGGTCGGGCCGCACACGCCCGACCTGGCCCGGACCGTCTCCGAGCTGGGCGAGGCGGCCCGGCGCGAGGGATACCCCCTGGAGCTGTCGGCGGCGCTGATCGGCAGCTGCACCAACTCCTCCTACGAGGATCTGAGCCGCGCCGCCGAGGTGGCGCGGCAGGCGGCCGCGCACGGGTTGAAGGCGCGGGTCCCCTTCCTGGTGACACCGGGCTCGGAGCAGATCCGGGCCACCATCGAGCGGGACGGCCAGCTGAACGCCTTCGAGGCGATCGGTGCCACCGTGCTGGCCAACGCCTGCGGCCCCTGCATCGGCCAGTGGCGGCGGCAGCCGCCGGCCGAGGGCTCGACGCCCGGGGTGGCGGGGGCTCGCAATTCCATCATCACCTCGTTCAACCGGAACTTCCCGGGGCGGAACGACGGGAGCCGGGACACCCTGGCCTTCATCGCCTCGCCCGAGATGGTGGTGGCCTTCGCCCTCTCCGGACGGCTGGACTTCAACCCGTTCACCGACGAGCTGGAGGCGCCGGACGGCAGCCGGTTCCGGCTCGAGCCGCCGGCTCCGGCGCCGGAGGTGCCCGCGCAGGGCTACGCCGGCGGTGAGAGCGGCTTCGTGGCGCCGCCGGCGGAGCGGAAGGCGGTCGAGCTGCGCGTGGACCCGAACAGCGAGCGGCTGCAACTGCTGGAGCCCTTCGCGCCCTGGGACGGGCACGACTTCGTCGACCTGCCGCTCCTGCTCAAGGTGAAGGGGAAGTGCACCACCGACCACATCTCGCCGGCCGGCCCCTGGCTCCGCTACCGCGGCCATCTGGACCGGATCAGCGACAACATGTTCCTGGGTGCGGTCAACGCCTTCACGGGCGAGACCGGCAGGACGCTCAACCTCCTTACCGGGGAGCGGGGGCTGCCCGTCGCCCAGGTGGCCCGCGACTACAAGGCGCGCGGCATCCGCTGGGTGGTGGTGGGCGACGTCAACTACGGCGAGGGCTCCAGCCGCGAGCACGCGGCCATGTCGCCCCGCTACCTGGGGGCCGCGGCGGTGATCGCGCGGAGCTTCGCCCGCATCCATGAGACCAACCTGAAGAAGCAGGGCATCCTGCCCCTCACCTTCGCGGACCCGGCGGACTACGAGAAGGTGCAGGAGGCGGACAGGATCAGCATCCTCGGCCTGGCCGGGCTCGCCCCGGGCAAGGAGTTGACCGTCCGCCTGCGCCATGCCGACGGTAGCGAGGAGAGCTTCCCGGTCCGGCACTCGCTGAGCCAGGAGCAGATCGAGTGGTTCCGCGCCGGCTCGGCGCTCAACCTGATCGCCCACCGGGCCGCCTGA
- a CDS encoding PaaI family thioesterase, with the protein MQEPEASLSSEKGCFACGSENPHGLHLEVRRVAGGWEEAHFTPQPWHAGWPGIVHGGLVSTLMDEVMAYVAYHDGERAVTARMSIEYRQPVQVGEPVVVRAHRVGGRHRLVEMEAEIREERSGRLLASARATFWRLEGDSPHQA; encoded by the coding sequence ATGCAGGAGCCCGAAGCATCGCTGAGCTCGGAGAAAGGGTGCTTCGCCTGCGGGAGCGAGAATCCCCATGGTCTCCACCTCGAGGTGAGGCGCGTGGCCGGCGGCTGGGAAGAGGCGCACTTCACGCCCCAGCCGTGGCATGCCGGCTGGCCGGGCATCGTCCACGGCGGGCTGGTCTCGACGCTGATGGACGAGGTGATGGCGTACGTGGCCTACCACGACGGGGAGCGGGCGGTCACCGCGCGCATGAGCATCGAGTACCGCCAACCGGTCCAGGTGGGAGAGCCGGTGGTGGTCCGCGCCCACCGGGTGGGCGGACGGCACCGCCTGGTGGAGATGGAGGCGGAGATCCGCGAGGAGAGGTCGGGCAGGCTCCTGGCCAGCGCCCGCGCCACCTTCTGGCGCCTGGAGGGCGACTCCCCCCACCAGGCGTGA